One part of the Paenibacillus silvisoli genome encodes these proteins:
- a CDS encoding GNAT family N-acetyltransferase: protein MEYIRIQSIDNPLFRNMHDLMKTIFPPEEVLAFEKWAGPLQDPSIHVYVAVHEGEVVGTTEYRYYPGLKVAMTDFTIVGRPGLGIGRFLMRSRARDMERLARESGTEPIGMFAEIYNPTLAEYEFGGVYPMSPFVRREVLSHIGYNRLDFPYVHPSWEEDGSAVGGLDLCFLPQDENLTELDASLIVAFLTEYYSALPNKPDEWYSMIEDLKQQSKIALKPL from the coding sequence ATGGAATACATACGCATTCAATCCATCGATAACCCGCTTTTTAGAAACATGCACGACTTGATGAAAACGATTTTCCCGCCGGAGGAAGTATTGGCATTCGAAAAATGGGCCGGTCCGCTTCAAGATCCGAGCATTCATGTTTACGTTGCCGTCCACGAGGGCGAAGTCGTCGGCACGACGGAATATCGTTATTACCCTGGCTTGAAGGTCGCGATGACGGATTTCACGATCGTCGGCCGTCCGGGACTCGGCATCGGCAGATTCCTCATGCGCAGCCGCGCGCGCGATATGGAACGTTTGGCGCGGGAAAGCGGAACGGAGCCGATTGGCATGTTCGCCGAAATTTACAATCCGACGCTGGCGGAATACGAGTTTGGCGGCGTGTACCCGATGAGCCCGTTCGTGCGTCGGGAAGTGCTTTCGCACATCGGCTACAATCGCCTTGATTTCCCTTACGTTCATCCGTCTTGGGAAGAGGACGGCTCCGCGGTCGGCGGACTGGACCTTTGCTTCCTGCCGCAGGATGAGAACTTGACGGAGCTTGATGCTTCGCTCATCGTAGCGTTCTTGACGGAATACTACTCCGCGCTGCCGAACAAGCCGGATGAATGGTATTCCATGATCGAAGACTTGAAGCAGCAGTCGAAAATAGCGCTGAAGCCGCTTTAA
- a CDS encoding MBL fold metallo-hydrolase, which translates to MSLTIAFWGTGDAMGVPRVYCSCEVCEEARTGGVNRRMRSLVHLDDEQFGTMLIDCGPDWRSQMEAAGLKRIDTMLITHAHFDHIAGLPEWADLCRWMKCRGKAYAMPDVIHDILTRYPWLSSQIEFHPIAGPLRFGSWDVHTWKVNHGKNGYSYAFRFTDSERGRSFAYCSDSIALQGEELLPLAELDVLILGTSFYQEPYPFETRSVYDVVEALALIEELKPGRTMLTHMSHDIDLRRDYGLPEGVICARAGMTVTV; encoded by the coding sequence ATGTCGCTTACGATCGCCTTTTGGGGAACCGGTGATGCTATGGGAGTTCCGCGCGTTTATTGCTCCTGCGAAGTTTGCGAGGAAGCAAGAACGGGCGGCGTGAACCGCAGAATGCGGTCGCTCGTCCATCTGGACGACGAGCAGTTCGGCACGATGCTGATCGACTGCGGTCCGGATTGGCGCAGCCAGATGGAAGCGGCCGGTCTGAAGCGGATCGATACCATGCTCATTACGCATGCGCATTTCGACCATATTGCCGGCTTGCCTGAATGGGCGGATTTATGCCGGTGGATGAAATGCAGAGGCAAAGCATACGCGATGCCGGACGTCATCCATGATATTTTGACCCGGTATCCTTGGCTGTCTTCGCAGATTGAGTTTCACCCGATTGCCGGTCCGCTTCGTTTCGGAAGCTGGGACGTGCATACGTGGAAGGTGAATCACGGGAAGAACGGCTACTCGTATGCGTTTCGTTTTACGGATTCGGAGCGCGGCCGTTCGTTTGCGTACTGCTCCGATTCGATCGCGCTGCAAGGGGAAGAACTGCTGCCGCTGGCGGAATTGGATGTATTGATTCTGGGTACGAGCTTCTATCAAGAGCCGTATCCGTTTGAAACGCGATCGGTATACGACGTCGTGGAAGCACTGGCGCTTATCGAGGAGCTTAAGCCGGGTCGCACAATGCTGACGCATATGTCGCATGATATTGATTTGCGGCGGGATTATGGTCTTCCGGAAGGCGTCATCTGCGCGCGGGCAGGGATGACCGTGACGGTTTAG
- a CDS encoding endonuclease MutS2, with the protein MNTQAISKLEFDKIKSMLLSYTVSEAGTLLAERHEPSAEPGRVKAWLNETEEAVRLLSTGASVPISAMEGMQTFMSLLGKGKIYSEQELGLLAAWLTAVGQMKRYMDSKRMIAPTVSSYADSMHDCPDLLQELNRCIRHGALTDQASPALGDIRRHLAVAEDRIERKLNQLLGKYKSALQDQLVSKRNGHFVIPVKRELRRQVPGTVWDESSSGQTLFVEPADVADLQAEWQIWKSEEERERTTILSQLSDAAEAEGDHLKWNVEAMASFDFIFARAKLSRTYKGIAPAICDKPFIKLVGARHPLLGENAVPLNVEIGGEWRQLIITGPNTGGKTVALKTIGLFALMLQSGLLIPAEQGTELGILQGVLADVGDGQSIEQSLSTFSAHMECLSGMLRSANNRTLILLDELAAGTDPGEGIALSIAVLEELLQRGSLVAATTHFNEIKRFAAVMKGCTNARMAFDAATLKPVYRLEIGEAGDSYAFAIARRFGLPERVVLRAEERVEAAKRANAEGPRNEAVFATGDAEKWDRKLEELSAAKNKKVKQEEAVPAGKRPFEVGDCVWIYPLKRTGIVFQPANERGDIVVQVQKSKMTFNRKKLSLYIPNSQLYPEVEGGYDMDIVFDSKENRKTRHMMKRKYVPGVSIETPREDG; encoded by the coding sequence ATGAATACTCAAGCGATTTCGAAATTAGAATTCGATAAAATCAAATCCATGCTGCTTTCCTACACCGTATCCGAAGCCGGCACCTTGCTAGCCGAGCGGCATGAGCCAAGCGCGGAGCCTGGCCGGGTGAAAGCGTGGCTTAACGAAACGGAGGAAGCGGTTCGTTTGCTTTCGACGGGGGCGAGCGTGCCGATCTCGGCAATGGAAGGCATGCAAACCTTCATGTCGCTGCTCGGCAAAGGAAAAATCTATTCCGAGCAGGAGCTGGGCCTGCTGGCCGCATGGCTGACCGCCGTCGGGCAAATGAAGCGTTACATGGACAGCAAACGGATGATCGCGCCAACCGTTAGCAGTTATGCGGATTCCATGCACGACTGTCCGGATCTGCTGCAAGAGCTTAACCGCTGTATCCGCCACGGCGCGCTGACCGATCAAGCGTCGCCTGCATTGGGGGACATTCGCAGACATCTCGCCGTCGCGGAGGATCGTATTGAACGAAAGCTGAACCAGCTGCTGGGCAAATACAAGAGCGCGCTGCAGGATCAGCTGGTCAGCAAGCGAAACGGTCATTTTGTCATCCCGGTTAAACGGGAGCTGCGCAGGCAGGTGCCCGGAACGGTATGGGATGAGTCGTCCAGCGGACAGACGCTGTTCGTCGAACCCGCCGACGTCGCGGATTTGCAGGCGGAATGGCAGATTTGGAAGAGCGAGGAGGAGCGCGAACGGACGACGATTTTATCGCAGTTGTCGGATGCGGCGGAGGCGGAGGGCGATCATTTGAAATGGAATGTGGAAGCGATGGCTTCGTTTGATTTTATTTTCGCGAGAGCCAAACTTTCGCGGACGTACAAAGGCATTGCTCCGGCGATCTGCGACAAGCCGTTTATTAAGCTGGTCGGCGCGAGACATCCGCTGCTCGGCGAAAATGCAGTGCCTTTGAACGTCGAGATCGGGGGCGAGTGGCGGCAGCTGATTATTACCGGGCCGAACACGGGCGGTAAAACCGTCGCGCTGAAGACGATAGGTCTGTTCGCGCTCATGCTTCAATCCGGATTGCTTATCCCGGCAGAGCAAGGAACGGAGCTGGGTATACTGCAAGGCGTGCTGGCCGACGTAGGCGACGGGCAAAGCATCGAGCAATCGCTCAGCACCTTCTCCGCCCATATGGAATGCTTGAGCGGCATGCTGCGCAGCGCCAACAACCGCACGCTGATTCTGCTTGACGAGCTTGCGGCCGGCACGGATCCCGGCGAAGGGATCGCTTTGTCGATCGCGGTGCTGGAGGAGCTGCTGCAGCGGGGCTCGCTAGTCGCGGCGACGACGCATTTTAACGAGATTAAACGTTTTGCCGCGGTCATGAAGGGCTGTACGAATGCCCGGATGGCGTTCGATGCCGCGACGCTGAAGCCTGTGTACCGGCTGGAAATCGGAGAGGCGGGGGACAGCTACGCGTTTGCGATTGCAAGACGGTTCGGTCTGCCTGAGCGGGTCGTTCTGCGTGCCGAGGAGCGGGTAGAGGCCGCGAAACGCGCGAATGCGGAGGGACCGCGCAACGAAGCGGTTTTTGCTACCGGTGATGCCGAGAAATGGGATCGAAAGCTGGAAGAGTTGAGTGCCGCGAAAAACAAGAAAGTGAAGCAGGAAGAAGCGGTGCCTGCGGGAAAGCGGCCGTTCGAGGTTGGCGATTGCGTATGGATTTATCCGCTGAAGCGGACGGGAATCGTATTCCAGCCGGCGAATGAGCGGGGCGACATTGTCGTGCAGGTTCAGAAGAGCAAAATGACGTTTAACCGCAAAAAGTTATCGCTTTATATTCCTAACTCGCAGCTGTACCCGGAGGTGGAGGGCGGCTACGATATGGACATTGTGTTCGATTCGAAGGAAAATCGAAAAACCAGGCACATGATGAAGCGCAAGTATGTGCCGGGGGTGTCGATCGAGACTCCTCGCGAAGACGGGTAA